Proteins encoded within one genomic window of uncultured Draconibacterium sp.:
- a CDS encoding alpha/beta hydrolase-fold protein, translating into MNFKTIKISLLAIFLICCQLSIKAQLAEKIELTKDSQLLGLGTYYTVRSEILQEDRPIIISLPKGYKEGEANYPVLYLLDGLQNIKHVVGTVELLTESGIVPPVIIVGIESLDRSRDFTPSTAGENVYGGTGDSGIPQSGGAPRFLQFLQNELIPYVEYNYRTHPYRILEGHSFGGLFSVFTLMEKPELFDAFIIQSPALWWNSEEMSKKAPTFFKSHLTLDKSIYFGIGGGDGWGMRKELTHYTEVIKNNESGNLHWMHEEVGDEGHDDARLILNYNGLKFIFSDLKSTREFEENYSDESFLKGEQQLMNKYGEKARRPVGDYFELALKLKNDNNLLGAITVFKRASVAYPKYVGILTNLAQLYEANKQTEKAIDTYVLGIEMSKKYKLGYEDGFEKKIEELKKTNDRLYKTH; encoded by the coding sequence ATGAATTTCAAAACAATCAAAATCTCACTTTTAGCAATTTTTCTAATTTGTTGCCAACTTAGTATTAAAGCGCAATTAGCCGAAAAAATAGAATTAACCAAAGACAGTCAGCTTTTAGGATTAGGTACGTACTATACCGTAAGATCTGAAATATTACAGGAAGACAGACCTATTATTATTTCATTACCAAAAGGGTATAAAGAGGGGGAAGCCAACTACCCGGTTCTTTATCTTTTGGATGGATTGCAAAATATAAAACATGTAGTTGGGACAGTAGAATTACTTACAGAATCAGGAATCGTTCCCCCGGTGATTATTGTGGGTATAGAAAGTTTAGACCGTTCAAGAGATTTTACTCCCTCAACTGCCGGAGAAAATGTTTATGGCGGAACCGGTGATTCAGGTATTCCGCAAAGTGGTGGAGCACCCAGATTTCTTCAGTTTTTACAGAATGAATTGATCCCCTACGTGGAGTATAATTACAGAACTCACCCTTATCGCATTTTAGAAGGACATAGCTTCGGTGGACTGTTTAGTGTATTTACATTAATGGAAAAACCGGAACTATTTGATGCCTTTATTATTCAATCGCCGGCTTTATGGTGGAATAGCGAAGAAATGTCAAAAAAAGCTCCCACATTTTTCAAATCACACCTCACCCTGGACAAATCAATCTATTTTGGAATTGGGGGAGGCGACGGTTGGGGAATGCGAAAGGAATTAACTCATTACACCGAAGTTATCAAGAATAATGAATCCGGAAATCTGCATTGGATGCACGAAGAAGTTGGAGATGAAGGGCATGATGATGCCCGGTTAATCCTGAATTATAATGGTTTAAAATTTATATTTTCCGATTTAAAGTCTACCCGGGAATTCGAAGAGAATTATAGTGATGAATCTTTTTTAAAAGGCGAACAGCAGCTAATGAATAAATATGGTGAAAAGGCGAGAAGGCCTGTGGGAGATTATTTTGAGTTAGCACTGAAGCTGAAAAATGATAATAACCTGTTGGGAGCAATAACGGTTTTTAAAAGAGCCTCGGTAGCATACCCCAAATATGTTGGTATTTTAACTAATCTGGCTCAATTATACGAAGCAAATAAGCAAACAGAGAAGGCAATTGACACCTACGTTTTGGGAATCGAAATGTCGAAGAAATACAAATTAGGATACGAAGATGGCTTTGAGAAAAAAATAGAGGAGCTGAAAAAAACAAACGATAGGTTGTATAAAACACATTGA
- a CDS encoding CatB-related O-acetyltransferase → MKHTLLNPAKKYPMVLPDGTEIKTVVHLNQVIDHPRIEIGDFSYFGHFEVLEDYASFLAPYLFAPSPEKLVIGKFCQIAHGVRIITSSANHNMNGFSTFPFNNFMMTPQTTPEEIEAMFKFPGKKGDTIIGNDVWIGMEAIIMPGVTIGDGAIIGSRSVVVNDVEPYTIVGGNPAKAIKKRFSEKEIKALIEIKWWNWEVEKIELNLDAILNLNIDKLKQVR, encoded by the coding sequence ATGAAACATACATTACTCAACCCAGCAAAAAAATACCCAATGGTTCTGCCTGATGGCACTGAGATTAAAACTGTGGTGCACTTGAACCAGGTTATCGATCACCCCCGAATTGAAATTGGTGATTTTAGCTATTTCGGTCATTTCGAAGTGTTGGAAGATTATGCTTCATTTTTGGCTCCATATCTATTTGCTCCCAGTCCGGAAAAGTTAGTTATAGGGAAATTCTGTCAAATTGCGCATGGAGTGCGGATAATAACAAGCTCGGCAAATCACAATATGAACGGGTTTTCAACATTCCCGTTTAATAATTTTATGATGACACCGCAAACTACGCCGGAAGAAATTGAAGCCATGTTTAAGTTTCCCGGGAAGAAAGGAGACACCATCATCGGGAACGATGTGTGGATTGGGATGGAGGCCATTATTATGCCGGGTGTAACTATCGGTGACGGTGCAATTATCGGGTCACGTTCGGTTGTCGTGAACGATGTAGAGCCCTATACAATAGTTGGAGGAAATCCGGCAAAAGCTATAAAGAAACGATTCTCGGAAAAGGAAATTAAAGCGCTAATTGAAATAAAATGGTGGAATTGGGAAGTGGAAAAAATAGAACTAAATCTGGATGCAATTTTAAACTTAAACATTGATAAATTGAAGCAGGTGAGATAA
- a CDS encoding NAD(P)-dependent alcohol dehydrogenase — protein sequence MKKTMKAIVATTYGGPEVLQIGYVPKPIIKENEVLVKVVASSATTADGMMRSGKPYFGRLMTGLQKPKHQIPGTGFAGYVVETGLNVNKFVPGTRVFGETTLGMSTNAEYVAVPENGVILPMPDNMNYAEAAMYGDGHVTSLNFLKEIALLKANQKVLINGASGSLGTAAVQIAKFMGAEVTGVCSTRNVGLVKSLGADHVIDYTKEDFTAGKIHYDFVFDTVGKSSYTKAKNILTESGQYLSPVLKFSLLMQMFWTSAFAKKKAKFSATGLRTEAELHDLFTRLVHIFKAGRLKTVIDRQYPIEKVAEAHRYIASGHKKGNVVIIVDPSNL from the coding sequence ATGAAGAAAACAATGAAAGCAATAGTTGCAACGACATACGGAGGTCCCGAAGTGCTACAAATCGGATACGTACCAAAACCTATTATTAAAGAGAATGAAGTACTGGTGAAAGTGGTTGCAAGTTCAGCAACTACTGCTGATGGAATGATGCGATCGGGGAAGCCCTATTTCGGTCGACTAATGACCGGATTACAGAAACCTAAACACCAAATCCCTGGAACAGGTTTTGCCGGCTATGTTGTTGAAACAGGATTAAATGTCAACAAATTTGTACCGGGAACGCGGGTATTTGGAGAAACGACTTTAGGAATGAGCACCAATGCCGAGTATGTTGCGGTTCCTGAAAACGGAGTAATTCTGCCAATGCCGGATAATATGAATTATGCTGAAGCTGCTATGTATGGCGACGGACATGTAACCTCGCTAAATTTTCTGAAAGAGATTGCACTACTGAAAGCAAACCAAAAAGTATTAATTAACGGAGCTTCCGGAAGCCTGGGAACTGCAGCAGTTCAAATTGCAAAATTTATGGGAGCCGAGGTAACCGGTGTTTGCAGTACGCGAAACGTAGGGCTGGTAAAATCGTTGGGAGCTGACCATGTGATTGATTACACCAAAGAAGACTTCACTGCCGGTAAGATACATTACGACTTTGTTTTTGATACGGTAGGGAAAAGCTCATACACAAAAGCTAAAAATATTCTTACCGAATCGGGGCAGTACTTGTCGCCGGTATTAAAATTTTCGTTGCTGATGCAAATGTTTTGGACATCGGCTTTCGCGAAAAAGAAAGCTAAATTTTCGGCAACAGGTTTGCGCACAGAAGCAGAACTACACGACCTTTTTACAAGGCTTGTACACATTTTTAAGGCCGGACGTTTAAAGACAGTTATCGACCGGCAGTATCCTATCGAAAAAGTTGCTGAAGCACACCGTTACATTGCTTCGGGGCATAAAAAAGGAAATGTGGTTATTATTGTTGATCCCTCAAATTTATAA
- the nhaA gene encoding Na+/H+ antiporter NhaA, translating to MEIKFDPLRRFIKIKSLSSICMLLAAISALIVSNTNLHTYYQQFLNLEFLIGFREFHLSKSVLHWINDGLMTVFFFVIGLEIKREFLIGELSSARKAILPILAAIGGMIFPIALFFLLNHGKEGTHGWGITMATDIAFSLGVLGILGKKVPFGLTIFLAAFAIIDDLGAVMVIAIFYSSLIYWHLVAIATVLLLGLSLLSVKDFYSRHIYIPVGFVIWLLFLESGIHPTIAGVLFALTIPSHRKKRLVDVIVKGKKALNELSQLIGEKMVEFKNHKTAINILDNITSEIQSPLQHLQNKLSTMVSFLIIPLFAFANSGINFIGDEGAFTPLSISIAVSLVCGKIIGISLFTWLAVKLKIAALPKNVDFRQIFGLSCLGGFGFTMSIFISNLSYESAHLQDSAKLGILIGSLVAGVSGYLVIRYSLKKRAIPESINNDKP from the coding sequence ATGGAAATAAAATTTGATCCGTTACGCCGGTTTATAAAAATTAAATCACTAAGCAGCATTTGTATGCTTTTGGCTGCCATATCGGCGCTCATTGTCTCTAACACCAACCTACACACCTATTACCAACAATTTTTAAACCTTGAATTTTTAATCGGTTTCCGCGAATTCCACTTATCAAAATCGGTACTCCACTGGATTAACGATGGCTTAATGACCGTTTTCTTCTTTGTTATCGGGTTGGAGATAAAACGCGAATTCCTGATCGGCGAACTTAGCTCGGCACGAAAAGCCATCTTACCCATTTTGGCGGCCATTGGCGGAATGATCTTCCCCATTGCGCTATTTTTTTTACTAAACCATGGAAAAGAAGGTACGCATGGCTGGGGAATAACCATGGCTACCGACATTGCCTTCTCGTTGGGTGTATTAGGGATACTAGGGAAAAAGGTACCTTTTGGCCTTACCATTTTTCTTGCGGCATTCGCCATTATCGATGATTTAGGTGCGGTTATGGTAATAGCAATATTTTACAGCTCGCTAATTTACTGGCACCTGGTAGCCATAGCTACCGTATTGTTGCTTGGTTTATCCCTCTTATCTGTAAAAGATTTTTATTCCCGGCATATCTATATTCCTGTCGGATTTGTTATCTGGCTCCTGTTTTTAGAATCAGGCATACACCCCACCATTGCCGGCGTTCTGTTTGCACTCACTATTCCATCGCATCGAAAAAAAAGACTGGTTGATGTAATTGTAAAAGGGAAAAAGGCTCTTAATGAGTTATCGCAATTAATAGGGGAAAAAATGGTGGAATTTAAAAACCATAAAACGGCCATTAACATTTTAGACAACATCACTTCCGAAATTCAGTCGCCTTTGCAACACCTGCAAAACAAATTAAGCACAATGGTCTCCTTTCTAATTATTCCGCTTTTTGCTTTCGCCAATTCAGGTATAAATTTTATTGGCGATGAAGGTGCTTTTACTCCTTTATCCATAAGCATTGCCGTAAGTCTGGTTTGTGGTAAAATAATCGGGATCAGTTTATTTACCTGGCTGGCGGTAAAACTAAAAATAGCCGCACTCCCTAAAAATGTCGATTTCCGGCAGATTTTCGGATTATCATGTTTGGGCGGATTTGGTTTTACCATGTCAATTTTTATCTCCAATCTGTCTTATGAGTCTGCTCATCTGCAAGACTCCGCAAAATTGGGCATATTGATTGGCTCATTGGTTGCAGGTGTTAGTGGGTATTTGGTTATCCGGTATTCGTTGAAGAAAAGAGCGATTCCTGAGAGTATCAACAATGACAAACCTTGA
- a CDS encoding zinc ribbon domain-containing protein: protein MEIVKCTHCNEDNKTNAKYCRYCGYELPKAEPKETTEQPLAKHPKSSPKKKLIVTLVSAVAFAVAFFVAQQLVQHIFSFDRVLMKTASELNEACPLMVDAETRLDNTVAMANNTFQYNYSLMTLVKDSIDISSFEAYLIPQITNNIKTNPDMELFRVNQVTMNYKYVDKNGVFVTKISVGPEQYNE, encoded by the coding sequence ATGGAAATAGTTAAGTGTACACATTGTAACGAAGACAATAAAACCAACGCCAAATACTGTCGCTATTGTGGCTACGAACTCCCAAAAGCAGAGCCCAAAGAAACCACAGAACAACCGCTTGCCAAACATCCAAAAAGTTCACCAAAAAAGAAGTTGATTGTAACGCTTGTTAGTGCAGTGGCCTTTGCAGTTGCCTTTTTTGTGGCGCAACAGCTGGTACAGCATATTTTTTCTTTCGATAGGGTATTAATGAAAACCGCCAGCGAATTAAACGAAGCCTGTCCTCTAATGGTTGATGCCGAAACCCGCCTCGACAATACTGTGGCAATGGCCAATAATACTTTTCAGTACAACTATTCGCTAATGACCCTGGTAAAAGATTCGATCGATATCAGCAGTTTTGAAGCGTATCTGATTCCGCAAATAACCAACAATATTAAAACCAATCCTGATATGGAATTATTCCGTGTTAACCAGGTAACCATGAACTACAAATATGTGGATAAGAATGGAGTATTTGTTACCAAAATTTCTGTTGGGCCTGAGCAATATAACGAGTAA
- a CDS encoding outer membrane beta-barrel protein: MKQTLIFLCILLVGAVHVKAQFIDRYSVSVGTTYATQEWDYVNWPDWENNKSYRLGFTAFLSAEKDLNNLFVLRTDIGYIQKGFLNDQELFVVDGTSAGTIDKDVIFHNLALGLTFKIAPFSTGFSPYALVGARGEYLLDYKDSYFTEEGSGLEFPMFGNRIDEFNKLGLNGVVGLGIELGNLFYFEIEYNDNLSRKTDDTAIEVSDICWVAKLGYYFKTN, encoded by the coding sequence ATGAAACAAACACTTATATTTCTTTGCATTCTGCTTGTTGGGGCGGTTCACGTAAAAGCTCAATTTATTGACCGTTATAGCGTTTCTGTTGGAACTACCTACGCAACACAAGAATGGGACTATGTAAACTGGCCTGATTGGGAAAATAATAAAAGCTATCGTTTGGGATTTACTGCATTTCTTTCGGCAGAGAAAGATTTAAATAATCTTTTTGTTCTACGAACAGATATTGGATACATACAAAAGGGATTCTTGAATGATCAGGAATTATTTGTCGTAGATGGAACCAGTGCCGGAACAATTGATAAGGATGTGATTTTTCATAACCTGGCACTCGGCTTAACGTTTAAGATCGCACCCTTTTCTACGGGTTTTTCTCCATACGCATTGGTTGGCGCTAGAGGGGAATATTTGCTGGATTATAAAGATTCATATTTTACGGAGGAAGGTTCAGGATTGGAATTCCCCATGTTCGGGAATCGTATTGATGAATTTAATAAGTTGGGTTTAAATGGTGTGGTAGGATTGGGGATAGAATTGGGTAACTTGTTTTATTTCGAGATAGAGTACAATGACAATTTATCGCGCAAAACTGATGACACCGCAATTGAAGTAAGTGATATTTGTTGGGTAGCAAAACTTGGGTATTATTTCAAAACAAATTGA
- a CDS encoding ACT domain-containing protein, giving the protein MSDNVIRFGGSHIGNQIALQNLKAFLAGSNSRNYVVVSAIPQLLELIQYNLQQVFLQELDEEEILNEIYGFYIGTVDEQLSEEYSKLAKQLVGLLKGIGLIGDYSRALKDQVLSFAEKLSVEILSSLWSEASIILSEDIDLQVSSDFGNATFLSVDTDKLNKLEAGVYLIPGTYGIDENNKLARTGKTAADYTAAFLTKELGIESLKLWGLDNDFQRAKPAIIENPEIIKRLTYSEASELAYFEHYSFHPRTVEPLEYAHIPIQVLSPETADGEVETIINTETYIEEQIVKSVACTDDISLLKLDGPGVGLKPGILAKVTNQLNDAGLNIKSVITSQTSINFILNKENGAKALKLVHKLGFSAVTDIKVVNDVALIGIVGHGMQQAYGVSAKIFAAVANNKINVILSGSGASDLVSYLVVQESDKEKSVREIYNAFF; this is encoded by the coding sequence ATGTCGGATAATGTTATTCGATTTGGTGGAAGCCATATTGGCAACCAAATAGCATTACAAAATTTAAAAGCCTTTTTAGCAGGCAGCAACAGTCGCAATTATGTGGTGGTTTCGGCCATTCCTCAATTGCTCGAGCTTATTCAGTATAATCTGCAACAGGTATTTTTGCAAGAACTGGATGAAGAGGAAATCCTGAACGAGATTTATGGTTTTTATATCGGTACAGTTGATGAGCAGCTGTCAGAAGAGTATTCAAAATTGGCCAAGCAGTTGGTTGGATTACTAAAAGGAATCGGGCTTATCGGCGATTATTCGCGGGCTTTAAAAGACCAGGTGTTGAGTTTTGCCGAAAAACTGTCGGTTGAGATTCTGTCGTCGCTTTGGAGTGAGGCAAGTATTATTCTTTCCGAAGATATTGACTTGCAGGTGTCGTCAGATTTTGGAAATGCAACTTTCCTTTCGGTCGATACAGATAAACTCAATAAGCTGGAGGCTGGTGTTTACCTGATTCCCGGTACTTATGGGATTGATGAGAACAATAAACTGGCACGAACCGGTAAAACAGCAGCTGATTATACGGCAGCTTTTCTTACCAAAGAACTCGGTATCGAATCACTAAAACTCTGGGGGCTTGATAACGATTTTCAGCGGGCGAAACCAGCTATCATTGAAAATCCCGAAATCATAAAGAGATTGACGTATTCTGAGGCCAGTGAGCTGGCGTATTTCGAGCACTATTCGTTTCACCCGCGAACCGTGGAACCGTTGGAATATGCGCATATCCCAATTCAGGTGTTGAGCCCGGAAACGGCTGATGGCGAAGTTGAAACCATTATTAATACCGAGACTTACATTGAGGAGCAGATTGTAAAAAGCGTAGCCTGCACCGACGATATTTCGCTGTTAAAGCTCGACGGACCGGGCGTTGGTTTAAAACCGGGTATCCTTGCAAAAGTTACCAACCAGTTGAACGATGCGGGATTGAATATTAAGTCGGTGATTACTTCGCAAACGTCCATCAATTTTATCCTTAACAAAGAAAATGGAGCAAAAGCATTAAAACTTGTGCACAAATTGGGCTTTTCGGCTGTTACTGATATCAAAGTGGTGAACGATGTGGCACTGATTGGTATCGTCGGGCATGGAATGCAACAGGCTTATGGCGTGTCGGCAAAGATATTTGCTGCGGTGGCTAACAACAAAATTAATGTAATACTAAGCGGCTCCGGAGCATCCGACCTGGTAAGTTATTTGGTGGTGCAGGAATCCGACAAAGAAAAAAGTGTAAGAGAAATTTATAACGCTTTTTTCTAA
- a CDS encoding O-acetylhomoserine aminocarboxypropyltransferase/cysteine synthase: MTTQKLNFETLQLHAGQQPDATTNSRAVPIYQTSSYVFNDADHAANLFALKEFGNIYTRIMNPTSDVFEQRIAALEGGAAALSVASGHAAQFIALNNILDIGDNIVSSPYLYGGTYNQFKVTFKRLGIEARLTEDLEAASFEKLIDENTKVIYLETIGNPGFVIPDFDAIAAVAKKYDIPLMVDNTFAGGGYLFRPIEHGADIVVESATKWIGGHGTSIGGVIIDAGTYNWGNGKFPGFTEPSEGYHGLKYWDVFNFDGPFGNIAFIIKARVEGLRDFGSAISPFNSFLLLQGLETLSLRMDRHVENTLAVAKWLETHPKVESVNYPGLESSPSYANAQKYLPKGAGGVLSFNVKGDKNTANNVVNNLELVSHLANVGDAKTLIIQPAATTHQQLSEEAQAAAGVTPTQLRVSVGLEHIDDIIADFEQALAKV, translated from the coding sequence ATGACTACACAAAAATTAAATTTCGAAACACTGCAGCTACATGCAGGACAACAACCCGATGCAACGACTAACTCACGCGCAGTGCCAATTTATCAAACATCGTCGTACGTGTTTAACGATGCCGATCATGCGGCTAATTTGTTTGCCTTAAAAGAGTTTGGCAACATTTACACACGTATCATGAATCCGACTTCGGATGTGTTTGAGCAGCGTATTGCAGCGCTCGAAGGAGGTGCGGCAGCACTTTCTGTGGCTTCGGGACACGCAGCACAGTTTATTGCATTAAATAATATCCTGGATATTGGCGACAATATTGTTTCATCGCCTTATTTGTACGGAGGAACCTACAACCAGTTTAAAGTTACATTTAAACGACTGGGAATTGAAGCTCGCTTAACAGAAGATCTCGAAGCGGCATCTTTCGAGAAACTGATTGATGAGAATACAAAGGTCATCTACCTTGAAACTATCGGAAATCCCGGATTTGTAATTCCTGATTTTGATGCTATTGCGGCGGTAGCTAAAAAATACGATATTCCATTAATGGTTGACAATACTTTTGCCGGCGGTGGTTATTTGTTCCGCCCGATCGAGCACGGTGCCGACATTGTTGTGGAATCGGCAACCAAATGGATTGGCGGCCACGGAACCAGCATCGGCGGTGTAATTATTGATGCCGGAACTTACAACTGGGGCAACGGTAAATTCCCCGGTTTCACTGAACCTTCAGAAGGTTACCACGGATTGAAATACTGGGATGTATTTAATTTCGACGGACCATTTGGAAACATTGCATTTATTATAAAAGCGCGTGTTGAGGGACTACGTGATTTTGGATCGGCAATCAGTCCGTTTAACTCGTTCCTGCTGCTTCAGGGGCTGGAAACGCTGTCGCTAAGAATGGATCGTCACGTGGAAAACACGCTGGCTGTGGCCAAGTGGCTTGAAACACATCCGAAAGTAGAAAGCGTAAATTACCCGGGACTGGAAAGCAGCCCGTCGTATGCCAACGCGCAGAAATACTTGCCCAAAGGTGCAGGTGGCGTATTGTCGTTCAATGTAAAAGGCGATAAAAATACAGCGAATAATGTGGTAAATAACCTGGAGTTGGTAAGTCATCTGGCTAACGTTGGCGATGCAAAAACATTAATTATTCAGCCGGCAGCAACAACACACCAGCAATTGTCGGAAGAAGCACAGGCAGCAGCGGGTGTAACGCCTACGCAACTTCGTGTGAGTGTTGGTTTGGAACACATCGACGATATTATTGCCGACTTTGAGCAAGCTTTAGCTAAAGTTTAA
- the metA gene encoding homoserine O-succinyltransferase, whose protein sequence is MPLNINDKLPAIEILREENIFVMDSSRASHQDIRPLKIVILNLMPLKISTETDLLRLLSNSPLQIEVDFLKIKGHTPKNTPSEHMSEFYDTFDELKNEKYDGMIITGAPVEQLDFEEVTYWDEMKEILNWAEHHVTSSLFICWAAQAALFHYYNVPKYPLDKKMFGVFEHRLSDNTLPIFRGFDDAFFIPHSRHTEIRKEDIEKVSDLQIISCSDDAGVSIVKAKNGRQLFITGHSEYSRHTLDGEYKRDLAKNLPIEIPKNYYLDNDPSKNPIIRWKSTANLLFSNWLNYYVYQETPYDLEQIS, encoded by the coding sequence ATGCCATTAAATATAAACGACAAATTACCGGCAATTGAAATCCTTCGCGAGGAGAATATTTTTGTAATGGATTCATCGCGCGCATCGCACCAGGATATTCGACCACTAAAAATTGTGATCTTAAATCTGATGCCGCTAAAAATATCAACCGAAACGGATCTGCTTCGCTTGTTGTCCAACTCGCCTTTACAGATTGAGGTCGACTTTCTGAAAATAAAAGGACATACGCCAAAGAACACGCCATCGGAGCACATGAGTGAGTTTTACGATACTTTTGATGAATTGAAAAATGAAAAGTACGATGGAATGATCATTACCGGTGCGCCGGTTGAGCAGCTTGATTTCGAGGAAGTAACTTATTGGGATGAAATGAAAGAGATCCTCAACTGGGCGGAGCATCATGTAACTTCATCATTGTTTATTTGTTGGGCGGCACAGGCTGCTTTGTTCCACTATTACAATGTGCCAAAATATCCGCTCGACAAGAAAATGTTTGGCGTTTTCGAGCATCGTTTGTCAGACAATACGCTGCCAATATTCAGAGGTTTTGACGATGCCTTTTTTATTCCACATTCCCGTCATACCGAAATTCGTAAAGAGGATATCGAGAAAGTGAGTGATTTGCAGATTATTTCCTGTTCGGATGATGCCGGGGTATCAATTGTAAAAGCAAAAAACGGCCGACAGCTTTTTATTACCGGGCATTCTGAATATTCGCGTCACACGCTGGATGGAGAGTACAAGCGCGATCTGGCAAAAAATTTACCCATCGAAATTCCTAAAAATTACTACCTGGATAACGATCCGTCGAAGAATCCGATTATACGCTGGAAATCAACGGCAAATCTATTGTTCTCCAACTGGCTGAATTATTACGTTTACCAGGAAACACCATACGATCTGGAGCAGATAAGTTAA
- the elbB gene encoding isoprenoid biosynthesis glyoxalase ElbB translates to MKNIAVVLAGNGVYDGAEIHEATLTLLAIAQQGAAYQCFAPDVDQAHVVNHISGEEMPETRNVMVESARIARGNIKALSEYKAADYDAIIFPGGFGAAKNLCTFAFDGPDCKVNSDVEKAIKATVEAEKPVGALCISPAIIAKVLGDVKLTIGQDKGTADALELLGATHVTTTHGEIVVDEKYKVITTPCYMLDATITQIADGASNVVAKMLEMA, encoded by the coding sequence ATGAAGAATATAGCTGTAGTATTAGCCGGAAATGGTGTTTATGACGGTGCCGAAATTCACGAGGCCACATTAACTTTATTGGCCATCGCTCAGCAAGGCGCAGCTTACCAGTGTTTTGCTCCTGATGTGGATCAGGCGCATGTGGTAAATCATATTTCAGGCGAAGAAATGCCGGAAACCAGAAATGTAATGGTAGAATCGGCCCGCATAGCACGCGGCAATATAAAAGCATTATCGGAATACAAAGCTGCGGATTACGATGCCATTATTTTCCCCGGAGGTTTTGGTGCTGCCAAAAACCTTTGCACTTTTGCTTTTGATGGCCCTGATTGTAAAGTAAATTCGGATGTTGAGAAAGCAATAAAAGCTACTGTTGAGGCTGAAAAACCTGTAGGCGCATTGTGTATTTCGCCGGCAATAATTGCCAAAGTTTTAGGCGATGTAAAACTTACCATCGGTCAGGACAAAGGAACTGCCGATGCGCTGGAATTGTTGGGTGCCACGCACGTTACTACTACCCATGGCGAAATTGTGGTTGATGAGAAATACAAAGTAATTACAACACCTTGTTATATGCTTGATGCTACCATCACACAAATTGCTGATGGCGCTTCAAATGTGGTTGCAAAAATGCTGGAGATGGCGTAA
- a CDS encoding TatD family hydrolase — MSSIPYIDIHTHPFHKETETITVQNIFPGDGFAAFNGRNFYSVGLHPWHIGGKQENNEALQMVEEALEFDHVIFVGEAGLDKINGGDFIEQLRVFEAQAVIAEEYEYPLIIHCVKAMNEVIELRKKLNPAMPWILHGYNGSLEITKQLVDKGFLFSFGKNLFRENSKAVKSFKYLPLNKIFFETDELDLNVDTIYEQAAALKEVPVEVLKEVVWNNFNQIENSLMPGRI; from the coding sequence ATGAGTTCAATTCCCTATATCGATATTCACACACATCCGTTTCATAAAGAAACAGAAACGATAACGGTACAAAATATATTTCCGGGCGATGGATTTGCGGCTTTTAACGGTCGTAATTTTTATTCGGTCGGGCTTCATCCGTGGCACATTGGCGGTAAACAGGAAAACAACGAAGCGCTACAAATGGTGGAGGAGGCTCTTGAATTCGACCATGTAATTTTTGTGGGAGAAGCAGGCCTCGACAAAATTAATGGCGGCGATTTTATCGAACAACTTCGGGTTTTTGAGGCGCAGGCTGTTATTGCCGAAGAATATGAATATCCGTTGATTATTCATTGTGTAAAAGCAATGAATGAAGTTATTGAACTTCGGAAGAAACTGAATCCGGCCATGCCATGGATTTTGCACGGATATAACGGAAGTCTTGAAATTACAAAACAGTTGGTGGATAAAGGATTTCTGTTTTCGTTTGGAAAAAATCTATTTCGCGAGAATTCAAAAGCGGTAAAGTCATTTAAATATCTGCCTCTGAATAAAATATTCTTCGAAACAGACGAGCTGGATTTAAACGTTGACACTATATACGAGCAGGCAGCAGCTTTAAAAGAAGTGCCGGTTGAAGTGCTTAAAGAAGTGGTTTGGAACAATTTCAATCAGATAGAAAATTCGCTGATGCCCGGAAGAATTTAA